A genomic stretch from Deinococcus radiotolerans includes:
- a CDS encoding alpha/beta fold hydrolase yields MIVSAADDTPLFVQERGEGYPLILLHGLGSHSGWLDADLDHFARTRRVIALDSRGHGRSGHPASFTLADHVSDVLTVMDSLGIAQADVMGTSMGSYVAQALAAGHPQRVSRLILIVPKASGQTSGTAALMAQHEGELRDLNPQQAQAFLLNLMFAPDTPQAIRDEVARRTAADHAAGLAQTPEQAEAARRALEHFDVRPGLPHVTAPTLILSGAHDPLNPPPAGADIAALVQHARQEVMAHSGHFPALEETQRYRALVDAFLADGQSAVKGASS; encoded by the coding sequence GTGATCGTCTCCGCTGCCGATGACACCCCACTCTTCGTGCAGGAGCGGGGCGAGGGGTACCCCCTGATCCTCCTGCACGGCCTGGGCAGCCACAGTGGATGGCTGGACGCCGATCTGGACCACTTCGCCCGCACGCGCCGCGTGATCGCCTTGGACAGCCGCGGGCACGGACGCTCCGGCCACCCCGCGAGCTTCACCCTGGCGGACCACGTCTCGGACGTGCTGACGGTCATGGACTCCCTGGGCATCGCGCAGGCGGACGTGATGGGCACCAGCATGGGCAGCTACGTCGCGCAGGCGCTCGCCGCAGGGCACCCGCAGCGGGTCTCGCGGCTCATTCTGATCGTGCCCAAGGCCAGTGGGCAGACCAGCGGGACCGCCGCGCTGATGGCCCAGCACGAAGGCGAGCTGCGTGACCTGAACCCGCAGCAGGCGCAGGCCTTCCTGCTGAACCTGATGTTCGCGCCGGACACCCCGCAGGCCATCCGGGACGAGGTTGCCCGCCGCACCGCCGCCGACCACGCGGCCGGGCTGGCCCAGACGCCCGAGCAGGCCGAAGCGGCCCGCCGCGCCCTGGAACACTTCGACGTCCGTCCTGGCCTGCCCCACGTGACCGCGCCCACCCTGATCCTCAGCGGCGCGCACGATCCCCTCAACCCGCCCCCTGCCGGGGCGGACATTGCCGCCCTAGTCCAACACGCCCGGCAGGAGGTCATGGCCCACAGCGGCCATTTCCCCGCGCTGGAGGAGACGCAGCGGTACCGGGCCCTGGTGGACGCCTTCCTGGCGGACGGGCAGTCAGCCGTGAAGGGCGCCTCGTCCTGA
- a CDS encoding carbohydrate ABC transporter permease, giving the protein MTVNPTAPARPVRTRGIEAARARQAIWLLLPTLIAIALVAGYPLYRTIYFSLFDANLTTPDQRTFVGLGNFWFTTDEGVSLGFLQDPKWWGAVKNTLLFTVVSVFLETVFGMIIALVVNSTFKGRGLLRTAMLVPWAIPTVVSAQMWSYMYNDSFGLIGRGLLGGQALLANTDSAIWALIAVDVWKTTSFMALLILAGLQSLPSDMYEAADMDGASKWTQFWRLTLPLLRPALLVALVFRSLDALRVFDIMSVMLGNVNAAATSMTGYARQALIDNSLLGFGSAVSVAIFLIIMVIVVIYVTAFRVKFD; this is encoded by the coding sequence ATGACCGTGAATCCCACCGCGCCCGCCCGGCCCGTCCGCACCCGCGGCATTGAAGCCGCCCGCGCCCGTCAGGCCATCTGGCTGCTCTTGCCCACCCTGATCGCCATTGCGCTGGTCGCCGGGTACCCGCTGTACCGCACTATCTACTTCTCGCTGTTCGACGCGAACCTCACCACCCCTGACCAGCGGACGTTCGTCGGCCTGGGCAACTTCTGGTTCACCACCGACGAGGGCGTCTCACTGGGCTTCCTCCAGGACCCCAAATGGTGGGGCGCCGTGAAGAACACCCTGCTGTTCACGGTCGTCTCCGTCTTCCTGGAAACCGTGTTCGGCATGATCATCGCGCTGGTTGTGAACAGCACCTTCAAGGGGCGGGGGCTGCTGCGCACCGCCATGCTGGTCCCCTGGGCCATCCCCACGGTGGTCTCCGCGCAGATGTGGTCGTACATGTACAACGACTCCTTCGGCCTGATCGGTCGCGGCCTGCTGGGCGGGCAGGCGCTGCTGGCCAACACCGACAGCGCCATCTGGGCCCTGATTGCCGTGGACGTCTGGAAGACCACCAGCTTCATGGCGCTGCTGATCCTCGCGGGCCTCCAGAGTCTGCCCAGCGACATGTACGAGGCGGCCGACATGGACGGCGCGAGCAAGTGGACGCAGTTCTGGCGCCTGACCCTGCCCCTGCTGCGCCCGGCGCTGCTGGTCGCGCTGGTCTTCCGCAGCCTGGACGCCCTGCGCGTGTTCGACATCATGTCCGTGATGCTGGGCAACGTGAACGCCGCCGCCACCAGCATGACTGGGTACGCCCGGCAGGCGCTGATCGACAACTCGCTGCTGGGCTTCGGCAGCGCCGTCAGCGTGGCGATCTTCCTGATCATCATGGTGATCGTCGTGATCTACGTCACCGCGTTCCGCGTGAAGTTCGACTGA
- a CDS encoding AlbA family DNA-binding domain-containing protein yields the protein MTLDATDAISPLGVLPPPGPTCIHLPLDVTPESLARHAVGLANARGGTVLVGVDAVAGGSAARDAGELHPLMVTHAIFELSGGRLTVNVQHHRLPGGARVLAVFVPHAPYVLAAPDGSVISWDGAHLVPVTPSEAEPVADQDFTATVPPDASLADLDPAEVARLRGLGRRASAANLPDLDFLRELGLLIPSGGALRPTLAAILLAGTPAALRAHVPQSEVCFYHHQTADVEFQFREDLLRPIPALLTRLAELIQARNRFTPVQVGLFRIEVWDQDEVVYREALLNALTHRDYTLRDAVHVHHFPDRLEIMNPGGLPGGITPGNILRHQPKRRNPLLAESLARLGLVERAGVGVDKMYSLMLRHGKEPPEYTTYPDSVTLALHSPGFDAEFVRFVARKQEEMQTLSLDVLIVLSLLAREGEATRAALARALQLPEDRTPRLLRGMEEHGLICRAGVGRGIAYVLSDEVRAALGRPTLALATPPEPADRPPTSLLPAAEPAVSEPAPATPKPARAPRRPADSSGPNAAEVRAIALALAREQGRVRNVDLRGACGITTQQAWRTLRRLVQDGQLRKLGTGTRDAAYELLH from the coding sequence GTGACGCTGGACGCGACCGACGCCATCTCGCCGCTGGGGGTGCTGCCCCCACCGGGGCCCACCTGCATTCACCTGCCGCTGGACGTGACGCCTGAAAGCCTGGCGAGGCACGCGGTGGGCCTGGCGAACGCGCGTGGGGGGACGGTCCTGGTGGGCGTGGACGCCGTGGCGGGCGGGAGCGCCGCGCGGGACGCGGGCGAACTGCATCCCCTGATGGTGACGCACGCGATCTTTGAACTGTCGGGCGGCCGCCTGACCGTGAACGTGCAGCACCACCGGCTACCGGGCGGCGCGCGGGTGCTGGCGGTGTTCGTACCGCACGCGCCGTACGTGCTGGCCGCGCCGGACGGGTCGGTCATCTCCTGGGACGGCGCGCACCTGGTGCCGGTGACGCCCAGTGAGGCCGAGCCGGTCGCGGATCAGGACTTCACGGCGACGGTCCCGCCGGACGCCTCCCTGGCGGACCTGGATCCGGCGGAGGTTGCGCGCCTGCGTGGCCTGGGCCGCCGGGCGAGTGCCGCGAACCTCCCGGACCTAGATTTCCTGCGGGAGCTGGGGCTGCTGATTCCCAGTGGTGGGGCGCTGCGGCCCACGCTGGCCGCCATTCTGCTGGCGGGCACCCCGGCGGCGCTGCGGGCGCACGTACCGCAGTCGGAGGTGTGCTTCTACCACCACCAGACGGCCGACGTGGAATTTCAGTTCCGGGAGGATCTGCTGCGGCCCATTCCGGCGCTGCTGACGCGCCTGGCCGAACTGATTCAGGCCAGGAACCGGTTCACGCCGGTGCAGGTGGGCCTGTTCCGCATCGAGGTGTGGGATCAGGATGAGGTGGTGTACCGCGAGGCGCTCCTGAACGCCCTGACGCACCGGGACTACACCCTGCGGGACGCGGTGCACGTGCATCACTTCCCGGACCGGCTGGAGATCATGAACCCGGGCGGGCTGCCGGGCGGGATCACGCCGGGGAACATCCTGCGGCACCAGCCCAAGCGCCGCAATCCGCTGCTGGCCGAGTCCCTGGCCCGCCTGGGCCTGGTGGAGCGCGCCGGGGTGGGCGTGGACAAGATGTACTCGCTGATGCTGCGCCACGGGAAGGAACCGCCGGAGTACACCACGTATCCGGACTCGGTGACGCTGGCGCTGCATTCGCCGGGCTTCGACGCGGAGTTCGTGCGGTTCGTGGCGCGCAAGCAGGAGGAAATGCAGACCCTCTCGCTGGACGTGCTGATCGTCCTGAGCCTGCTGGCGCGCGAGGGCGAGGCGACCCGCGCCGCGCTGGCCCGCGCGCTGCAACTGCCGGAGGACCGCACGCCACGACTGCTGCGCGGCATGGAGGAACACGGCCTGATCTGCCGCGCCGGGGTGGGCCGCGGGATCGCGTACGTCCTGAGTGACGAGGTGCGCGCCGCGCTGGGCCGCCCCACGCTCGCCCTGGCCACGCCGCCCGAACCCGCTGACAGGCCACCGACCAGCCTCCTGCCCGCAGCTGAACCGGCGGTTTCAGAGCCTGCTCCGGCCACCCCGAAGCCCGCGCGGGCGCCCCGCCGCCCGGCGGACAGCAGTGGCCCGAACGCCGCCGAGGTGCGCGCCATCGCGCTGGCCCTGGCGCGCGAGCAGGGGCGTGTAAGGAATGTTGACCTGCGCGGCGCGTGCGGCATCACGACCCAGCAGGCCTGGCGGACCCTGCGGCGACTGGTGCAGGACGGTCAGCTGCGCAAACTGGGGACCGGTACGCGCGACGCCGCGTACGAGCTGCTGCACTGA
- a CDS encoding alpha/beta hydrolase, which yields MQSESWVVPGAPVEGYVWRAARPKAAVLLSHGFGEYAGRYVERYHRLIPTLADAGYTVYAYDQRSHGQSPGRPAVTDLNLLVDDHLKAREALRAQELPVFALGHSMGGLVTVASAARDPRGLSGVILSSPALLVGEKEPAWLKRLAPVIAKIAPGLKTSDLGTGGLSRLPDEVAAYEADPVMYHGNVPALTAATMLGLSGRLWPEYARWTLPTLTLHGTADKITDPRGSQRFHDTITSPDKTLHTVEGGYHELLNDEPRADVRQVILDWLQTRTA from the coding sequence ATGCAAAGCGAATCGTGGGTGGTGCCCGGCGCACCAGTCGAAGGGTACGTGTGGCGGGCCGCCCGTCCGAAGGCCGCCGTGCTGCTCTCGCACGGCTTCGGCGAGTACGCGGGCCGCTACGTCGAGCGCTACCACCGCCTGATCCCCACCCTGGCAGACGCCGGGTACACCGTGTACGCCTACGACCAGCGCAGCCACGGGCAATCGCCCGGGCGTCCGGCCGTCACCGACCTCAACCTCCTGGTCGACGATCACCTGAAGGCGCGTGAAGCCCTGCGGGCGCAGGAGCTGCCGGTGTTCGCGCTGGGGCACTCCATGGGCGGCCTGGTCACCGTGGCCAGCGCCGCCCGCGATCCACGCGGCCTGAGCGGCGTGATCCTGTCCAGCCCCGCGCTGCTGGTCGGCGAGAAGGAACCCGCGTGGCTCAAGCGCCTGGCGCCCGTCATCGCGAAGATCGCGCCGGGCCTGAAAACCAGTGACCTGGGCACTGGCGGCCTGTCCCGCCTGCCCGACGAGGTCGCCGCGTACGAGGCGGACCCGGTCATGTACCACGGAAACGTGCCCGCCCTGACGGCCGCGACCATGCTGGGCCTCAGCGGCCGCCTGTGGCCCGAGTACGCCCGCTGGACCCTGCCCACCCTCACGCTGCACGGCACGGCCGACAAGATCACGGACCCGCGCGGCAGCCAGCGCTTCCACGACACGATCACCTCGCCGGACAAGACGCTCCACACCGTCGAAGGCGGCTACCACGAACTGCTGAACGACGAACCGCGCGCCGACGTGCGGCAGGTGATCCTGGACTGGCTTCAGACCCGGACCGCCTGA
- a CDS encoding S9 family peptidase: MTHIPRAARKGVVHDLHGVQRPDDYHWLKTQGKADPEVLAYLEAENAHLDAVMAPLRATQAAIYQELLSHVQERDDQPEVVRGAYAYFQRTLEGQAHAVFMRRPLSGGPEETLLDLNALKVREGMENVWVYRAVPSPDGRLWAYLLDTTGQEVFELRVLDTTSGELAEPPLTGLSGWVLDWNAAGTQVYYATDDATQRPDSVWRHTLDEAQAQAERLLHEPDPTFRVAAALTEDGGTLRLISQSNMAQEWWALDTAQDGAQPALLRPRERGTEVPILTDGGDHWLALTNHGGASEFKLVRFPKREGAALDWEDAQDVLPYDPARHLTGLHLFQNHLLLAGREGGFTRLWVLARTPGGYGPARRVNFPEDSVTVRIGANHVFDAGSARIVFTSLTRPIEHLDLDLTSLNTTLVKATPVPNYDADLYVSEQTWITAPDGERVPVSLLRRRDTLLPAPTLLYGYGSYGFSMEPSFSLTRLPLVDRGWVYATAHVRGGSELGRRWYDAGRLAHKMNTFTDFVAAGEALKANGTARELVAMGRSAGGLLMGAALNLRPDLWTAVFPGVPFVDVLNTMLDDSIPLTTNEYDEWGNPNDAEQYAVMAAYSPYDNLKATRYPHLFISTGLNDPRVAYWEPAKFAARVRDLAQPGSGVTVLKTIMGAGHGGSSSRYEYLNELAEEYAFALAAVDGTLPTPDAP; encoded by the coding sequence ATGACCCACATTCCCCGCGCCGCCCGCAAGGGCGTGGTGCACGACCTGCACGGCGTTCAGCGTCCCGACGACTACCACTGGCTCAAGACGCAGGGCAAGGCCGACCCCGAGGTGCTGGCGTACCTGGAGGCCGAGAACGCCCACCTGGACGCCGTGATGGCGCCCCTGCGCGCCACGCAGGCCGCCATCTACCAGGAGCTGCTGTCGCACGTGCAGGAACGGGACGATCAGCCGGAGGTCGTGCGCGGCGCGTACGCGTACTTCCAGCGCACCCTGGAGGGACAGGCGCACGCGGTCTTCATGCGCCGCCCCCTGAGCGGCGGGCCCGAGGAGACGCTGCTGGACCTGAACGCCCTGAAGGTCCGCGAGGGTATGGAGAACGTCTGGGTGTACCGCGCGGTCCCCAGCCCGGACGGGCGGCTGTGGGCGTACCTGCTCGACACGACCGGGCAGGAAGTGTTCGAACTGCGCGTCCTGGACACCACGAGTGGTGAACTGGCCGAGCCGCCCCTGACCGGCCTGAGTGGCTGGGTGCTGGACTGGAACGCGGCGGGCACGCAGGTGTACTACGCCACGGACGATGCCACGCAACGCCCGGATTCGGTCTGGCGGCACACGCTGGACGAGGCGCAGGCGCAGGCCGAGCGGCTGCTGCACGAGCCGGACCCGACCTTCCGCGTGGCGGCCGCCCTGACCGAGGACGGCGGCACGCTGCGGCTGATCAGCCAGAGCAACATGGCGCAGGAGTGGTGGGCGCTGGACACCGCGCAGGACGGCGCGCAGCCCGCGCTGCTGCGCCCGCGTGAACGCGGCACGGAGGTGCCCATCCTGACTGACGGCGGCGACCACTGGCTGGCCCTCACGAATCACGGCGGAGCCAGTGAGTTCAAGCTCGTGCGCTTCCCGAAACGTGAAGGCGCCGCGCTGGACTGGGAGGACGCGCAGGACGTCCTCCCGTACGACCCGGCGCGGCACCTGACCGGCCTGCACCTCTTCCAGAATCACCTGCTGCTCGCGGGGCGCGAGGGCGGCTTCACGCGCCTGTGGGTGCTAGCCCGCACGCCCGGCGGGTACGGCCCGGCCCGCCGCGTGAACTTCCCGGAGGACAGCGTCACCGTCCGCATCGGCGCGAACCACGTGTTCGATGCGGGCAGCGCGCGGATCGTGTTCACCAGCCTCACCCGGCCCATCGAGCACCTCGACCTCGACCTGACCAGCCTGAACACCACGCTGGTGAAGGCCACGCCCGTCCCCAACTACGACGCCGATCTGTACGTCAGCGAGCAGACCTGGATCACCGCCCCCGACGGTGAGCGCGTGCCCGTCAGCCTGCTGCGCCGCCGGGATACCCTCCTGCCCGCACCCACACTGCTGTACGGGTACGGCAGTTACGGCTTCAGCATGGAACCCAGCTTCTCCCTGACGCGCCTGCCCCTGGTGGACCGCGGCTGGGTGTACGCCACCGCGCACGTGCGGGGCGGATCCGAACTGGGCCGCCGCTGGTACGACGCGGGGCGACTGGCGCACAAGATGAACACCTTCACCGACTTCGTCGCCGCCGGAGAGGCGCTGAAGGCGAACGGCACGGCCCGTGAACTGGTCGCCATGGGCCGCAGTGCGGGCGGCCTGCTGATGGGCGCGGCCCTGAACCTGCGCCCCGACCTGTGGACTGCCGTGTTCCCCGGCGTGCCGTTCGTGGACGTGCTGAATACCATGCTCGACGACAGCATTCCCCTGACCACCAACGAGTACGACGAGTGGGGCAACCCCAATGACGCCGAGCAGTACGCCGTGATGGCCGCGTACAGCCCCTACGACAACCTCAAGGCCACCCGGTACCCGCACCTGTTCATCAGCACCGGCCTGAACGACCCGCGCGTCGCGTACTGGGAACCCGCCAAGTTCGCCGCCCGCGTGCGCGACCTCGCCCAGCCGGGCAGCGGCGTGACCGTCCTGAAGACCATCATGGGCGCCGGGCACGGCGGGTCCAGCAGCCGCTACGAGTACCTGAACGAACTGGCCGAGGAGTACGCCTTCGCGCTGGCCGCTGTGGACGGCACCCTCCCCACCCCGGACGCCCCGTGA
- the truD gene encoding tRNA pseudouridine(13) synthase TruD: MSLVFDWSALRALTDGPGTGGVLRASPMDFRVEEQPAYAPSGEGDFLFVQLEKTGHTTAHMLRELAAQLGVRDRDIGVAGLKDRHAVTTQWISLPGKFEERLPAFQMDGVRVLDTARHGNKLAMGHLGGNRFQVRVRGAAGQADAAAGTLAELAARGVPNYFGPQRFGLGGLNAEEGLRVVRGESRVRDPRVRRFLTSALQSVVFNGFVSRRLERGVFDRLLAGDMAKKHDTGGVFSVQDADAETPRALRGEVSATGTLFGRKVKPLTLDAGDLEREVLAELGLTPEVFGSRKGDRRLTRVYPQDAAVTPEEDGFTLSFTLPKGSFATSVLREVMKTSVDAASPDLGGDGDDPLDQEGGTA; encoded by the coding sequence GTGAGTCTGGTGTTTGACTGGTCGGCGCTTCGGGCGCTCACGGACGGGCCGGGCACCGGCGGCGTCCTGCGGGCCTCGCCCATGGATTTCCGCGTGGAGGAACAACCCGCCTACGCCCCAAGTGGCGAGGGGGACTTCCTGTTCGTGCAGCTGGAAAAGACGGGGCATACCACCGCGCACATGCTGCGGGAACTGGCCGCTCAGCTGGGCGTGCGGGACCGGGACATCGGCGTGGCCGGCCTGAAGGACCGGCATGCCGTGACCACCCAGTGGATCAGCCTGCCCGGCAAGTTCGAGGAGCGCCTCCCAGCCTTCCAGATGGACGGCGTGCGCGTGCTGGACACCGCGCGGCACGGCAACAAGCTGGCCATGGGGCACCTGGGCGGCAACCGCTTTCAGGTGCGGGTGCGGGGCGCGGCCGGGCAGGCGGACGCGGCGGCCGGGACGCTCGCAGAGCTCGCGGCGCGCGGCGTGCCCAATTACTTCGGGCCGCAGCGGTTCGGTCTGGGCGGCCTGAACGCCGAGGAGGGCCTGCGCGTCGTGCGCGGCGAGTCCCGCGTGCGTGACCCCCGCGTGCGCCGCTTCCTGACAAGTGCACTTCAGAGCGTCGTGTTCAACGGGTTCGTGAGCCGCCGCCTGGAGCGGGGCGTGTTTGACCGGCTGCTGGCGGGGGACATGGCCAAGAAGCACGATACGGGCGGGGTGTTCAGCGTGCAGGACGCCGACGCGGAGACGCCGCGGGCGCTGCGGGGCGAAGTGAGCGCCACGGGCACCCTGTTCGGCCGGAAGGTCAAACCGCTGACCCTGGACGCCGGTGATCTGGAGCGGGAGGTGCTGGCCGAGCTGGGCCTGACGCCCGAGGTGTTCGGCAGCCGCAAGGGCGACCGCCGCCTCACGCGCGTGTACCCGCAGGACGCGGCCGTGACGCCCGAGGAGGACGGCTTCACGCTGTCGTTCACGCTGCCCAAGGGCAGTTTCGCCACCAGCGTCCTGCGGGAGGTCATGAAGACCAGCGTGGACGCCGCCAGCCCCGACCTGGGCGGCGACGGGGACGACCCGCTAGACCAGGAAGGAGGAACTGCTTGA
- a CDS encoding DUF3293 domain-containing protein, which produces MPGLRSAFLTTSYGRANERVQLTGSGPDLRPDWAAPGERWAILTAWNPGGRQAELAVNAARQAALTREVHLWSPLPGWNGEGAWREDTLIVRGMPLRAAVTLGAQFGQAAVVWGVGRRAALVWLGGGARVERLWLRRAPGSTAAAGCGYTAGL; this is translated from the coding sequence GTGCCGGGACTGCGGAGTGCTTTCCTGACCACCTCGTACGGCCGGGCGAATGAACGCGTACAGCTGACCGGCTCCGGGCCGGACCTGCGGCCGGACTGGGCGGCGCCGGGTGAACGCTGGGCCATCCTGACCGCGTGGAATCCAGGTGGACGGCAGGCTGAACTGGCCGTGAATGCCGCGCGGCAGGCGGCGCTGACCCGCGAGGTTCACCTCTGGTCTCCCCTGCCCGGCTGGAACGGCGAGGGCGCGTGGCGGGAAGACACGCTGATTGTGCGGGGCATGCCACTGCGCGCGGCGGTCACCCTGGGCGCCCAGTTTGGCCAGGCGGCGGTCGTGTGGGGCGTGGGCCGGCGTGCGGCGCTGGTGTGGCTGGGCGGGGGCGCGCGGGTAGAGCGGCTGTGGCTGCGGCGGGCGCCGGGTTCGACGGCCGCAGCCGGTTGCGGCTATACTGCCGGATTGTGA
- a CDS encoding carbohydrate ABC transporter permease: MNLKTTNPALYYLQRAAFYLLVIVIAFYLLAPFLWAVLTSLRSPGDLFLPPAQFITAETTFQNYTQVFSNPNFQRGLLYSLIVAVGSVLISLLIGSFAAYALGRFRFKGKQIIMYVILAVSVFPQIAVLSGLYTLISNLGLYNNPVGLILTYLIFTIPFTVWVLTSFVRDIPGELEEAALVDGASPLQTLFQVLFPVMMPALVTTGLLAFINAWNEYLFALTFTSTNRTVPVVIANYSGATQFDQPWGPIMAASIVVTVPLIILVLVFQRNIVSGLTAGAVKG, from the coding sequence ATGAACCTGAAAACGACCAACCCGGCCCTGTACTACCTGCAACGCGCCGCCTTCTACCTGCTCGTGATCGTCATTGCCTTCTACCTGCTCGCCCCGTTCCTCTGGGCGGTCCTGACCAGCCTGCGCTCGCCCGGCGATCTGTTCCTGCCGCCCGCGCAGTTCATCACCGCCGAAACCACCTTCCAGAACTACACGCAGGTGTTCAGCAACCCCAACTTCCAGCGCGGCCTGCTGTACTCACTGATCGTCGCGGTCGGCTCCGTCCTGATCAGCCTGCTGATCGGTTCGTTCGCCGCGTACGCGCTGGGCCGCTTCCGCTTCAAGGGCAAGCAGATCATCATGTACGTCATTCTGGCTGTCAGCGTCTTCCCGCAGATTGCTGTGCTCTCGGGCCTGTACACCCTGATCAGCAACCTGGGCCTGTACAACAACCCCGTGGGCCTGATCCTCACGTACCTGATCTTCACCATCCCGTTCACGGTGTGGGTGCTGACCAGCTTTGTCCGTGACATTCCCGGCGAACTGGAAGAAGCGGCGCTCGTGGACGGCGCCAGCCCCCTCCAGACGCTATTCCAGGTGCTGTTCCCCGTGATGATGCCCGCCCTGGTCACGACCGGCCTGCTGGCGTTCATCAACGCCTGGAACGAGTACCTGTTCGCGCTGACCTTCACCAGCACGAACCGCACCGTGCCGGTCGTGATCGCCAACTACTCCGGCGCCACGCAGTTCGACCAGCCCTGGGGTCCCATCATGGCCGCCAGCATCGTCGTGACCGTGCCGCTGATCATCCTGGTCCTCGTGTTCCAGCGCAACATCGTGTCGGGCCTCACGGCTGGCGCCGTCAAGGGCTGA
- a CDS encoding ABC transporter substrate-binding protein, which produces MKKVIALVSLSAAIAVSSNASAVTVTLACGAVGQELQLCKEGAARWAKKTGNDVKIFESPNLTNDRLGLYQQQLAAKSSDIDVYQLDVVWPGLLSQHFVDLKGKVPAAEVNAHFKGIIDANTVNGKLVALPWFTDAGLLYYRTDLLQKYGFKSAPKTWTELALMAKKIQAGEQKTNKSFAGYVWQGKNYEGLTCDALEWVVSFGGGTIVDSTGKITINNAQAAKALDSAASWIKSISPAGVTTYDEEAARGIFQAGNAAFMRNWPYAWALGQNADSKVKGKIGVAPLPSGGSRNAATLGGWQLGVSQYSKNQAAAIDLVRYLAGPQEQKIRAIEGAYNPTIQSLYKDKDVLAKNPFFGSLYSVFTSAVARPSGPTKGKYNQVSQAFSSAVSDVLNGKMKGQAAVAKLNGDLARIKGRGW; this is translated from the coding sequence ATGAAGAAAGTCATCGCACTCGTCAGCCTCAGCGCCGCTATCGCCGTCAGCAGCAACGCCAGCGCCGTCACCGTCACCCTCGCCTGCGGCGCCGTGGGCCAGGAACTCCAGCTGTGCAAGGAAGGCGCCGCCCGCTGGGCCAAAAAGACCGGCAACGACGTCAAGATCTTCGAGAGCCCCAACCTCACCAACGACCGCCTCGGCCTGTACCAGCAGCAACTGGCCGCCAAGAGCAGCGACATCGACGTGTACCAGCTGGACGTCGTCTGGCCCGGCCTGCTCTCCCAGCACTTCGTGGACCTGAAAGGCAAGGTGCCCGCCGCTGAAGTCAACGCGCACTTCAAGGGCATCATCGACGCCAACACCGTCAACGGCAAACTGGTGGCCCTGCCCTGGTTCACCGACGCCGGCCTGCTGTACTACCGCACCGACCTCCTCCAGAAGTACGGCTTCAAGAGCGCCCCCAAAACCTGGACTGAACTGGCCCTGATGGCCAAGAAGATCCAGGCCGGCGAACAGAAGACCAACAAGTCCTTCGCGGGCTACGTCTGGCAGGGCAAGAACTACGAAGGGCTCACCTGCGACGCCCTGGAATGGGTAGTCAGCTTCGGCGGTGGCACCATCGTGGACAGCACCGGCAAGATCACCATCAACAACGCCCAGGCCGCCAAGGCCCTGGACAGCGCCGCCAGCTGGATCAAGAGCATCAGCCCCGCCGGCGTCACCACCTACGACGAGGAAGCCGCCCGCGGCATCTTCCAGGCCGGCAACGCCGCGTTCATGCGCAACTGGCCCTACGCCTGGGCGCTCGGCCAGAATGCCGACAGCAAGGTCAAGGGCAAGATCGGCGTGGCCCCTCTGCCCAGCGGCGGCAGCCGCAACGCCGCCACCCTCGGCGGCTGGCAGCTCGGCGTGAGCCAGTACTCCAAGAACCAGGCCGCAGCGATTGACCTCGTGCGCTACCTCGCCGGGCCCCAGGAGCAGAAGATCCGCGCCATCGAGGGTGCGTACAACCCCACCATCCAGAGCCTCTACAAGGACAAGGACGTGCTCGCCAAGAACCCCTTCTTCGGCAGCCTGTACAGCGTCTTCACCAGCGCCGTCGCCCGTCCCTCCGGCCCCACCAAGGGCAAGTACAACCAGGTCTCCCAGGCCTTCAGCAGCGCCGTCAGTGACGTCCTGAACGGCAAGATGAAAGGTCAGGCCGCTGTCGCCAAGCTGAACGGCGACCTCGCCCGTATCAAGGGCCGCGGCTGGTAA